CCATTGAACGAGCTTTCAATCTATCTCCCAACAGCTTCTTGACCCTAAACATTGCCGTCTCCACCAACGACCTTTCGTGGTAACCTGAACACATTTTCCAAAGTTTTCTTCCTATCTCATCCCCACCAAATCCGTGAATTGTGGCAATCGCATCATCCCGTTCTTTTTCCCAGCCCGACTCCTCCTTACCTTTGTATGCTGCATCTCTTGGCAGCTCTACAATGCAAGTCCCTCCTTTGTCATGGACCTTCTTACGAAATCTACTGGGGTCATAAGCCCCATCACCTCTCACAGATTTCACCTTGCATGGCAAATTTTCCAACATCCTTTCTGCTATCTCAGCATCTCCTCGATCATTCCTTGTCAATTCACAGCAGACAATATCCTGGGTTTTTGCATCTACTCCAATGTGAAATTTTCTCCATGTCCTGCGTTTACTCTTCCCGTGCACCTTTATTTTCCATTCTCCTTCTCCATGTACCTTAAGTCCTGTAGAGTCGAAAATGATATGCCGAGCTTGCTTTCC
This genomic interval from Chlamydiales bacterium STE3 contains the following:
- a CDS encoding putative transposase (Product derived from UniProtKB/Swiss-Prot:P03009; putative transposase for transposon Tn903); translation: MILREVYKRSLRSLQGFVQSLFTAMGLSLPVPSYSQISRRATSLHKRVSQLTKGKQARHIIFDSTGLKVHGEGEWKIKVHGKSKRRTWRKFHIGVDAKTQDIVCCELTRNDRGDAEIAERMLENLPCKVKSVRGDGAYDPSRFRKKVHDKGGTCIVELPRDAAYKGKEESGWEKERDDAIATIHGFGGDEIGRKLWKMCSGYHERSLVETAMFRVKKLLGDRLKARSMGSQKTEAICKCMVINKMNKLGMPRFDWVFEAA